In a single window of the Nitrospira sp. MA-1 genome:
- the trpS gene encoding tryptophan--tRNA ligase encodes MTTRVLSGMQPSGLMHLGNLLGALENWKSLQTQYECYFFVADWHAMSTNYADTSRIKEFTQELLIDWLAAGIDPDRATVFVQSGIPEHAILHLLFSMIVPVPWLERNPTYKEKQDEIKEKDLSTYGFLGYPVLQAADILLYKPDIVPVGKDQLPHLELTREIGRRFNNLYSPVFPEPKEHLTQFPKVMGTDGRKMSKSYGNTINLSDTEPVVRKKLKTMVTDPARVRRTDKGNPDICPVFDFHKIYSSADVIKQVDRDCRTAAIGCIDCKQQVADAMVERYGPMWDKRATILQHPEQTQEMVEEGRKRASHVAHETMQEVKTAMKIL; translated from the coding sequence ATGACCACACGAGTGCTCAGCGGCATGCAACCAAGCGGGCTCATGCATTTAGGCAATCTTCTTGGGGCGCTGGAAAATTGGAAATCCCTACAAACCCAATATGAATGTTATTTTTTTGTGGCCGATTGGCATGCTATGTCGACGAATTATGCCGACACCAGCCGGATTAAAGAATTCACACAGGAATTACTGATTGATTGGCTGGCAGCCGGTATTGATCCGGATCGGGCGACGGTGTTTGTCCAATCCGGCATTCCCGAACATGCTATTCTCCACTTGCTTTTCTCTATGATTGTGCCAGTTCCCTGGTTGGAGCGAAATCCTACCTATAAGGAAAAACAGGACGAAATTAAAGAAAAAGATCTCTCCACCTATGGGTTTTTAGGCTATCCCGTGCTACAGGCTGCAGACATTTTGTTATACAAACCCGATATTGTCCCGGTCGGGAAGGATCAGCTTCCCCATCTAGAACTCACGCGGGAAATAGGACGCCGATTCAACAATCTCTATTCACCCGTGTTTCCCGAGCCCAAGGAACATCTCACACAGTTTCCCAAAGTCATGGGTACCGACGGACGAAAAATGAGCAAAAGTTACGGCAATACGATCAATCTTTCCGATACCGAGCCGGTCGTTCGAAAAAAGCTCAAAACCATGGTGACGGATCCGGCACGCGTTCGCCGGACCGACAAGGGCAATCCCGATATCTGTCCGGTATTCGACTTCCACAAAATTTATTCATCTGCCGACGTCATCAAACAGGTCGACCGGGATTGCCGCACCGCCGCCATTGGATGCATCGATTGTAAGCAACAAGTTGCCGACGCCATGGTGGAACGCTACGGACCTATGTGGGACAAACGGGCCACCATCCTTCAACATCCCGAACAGACGCAGGAAATGGTCGAAGAAGGACGAAAACGCGCCTCTCACGTGGCGCACGAGACGATGCAGGAAGTGAAAACCGCCATGAAAATTCTCTAG
- a CDS encoding site-2 protease family protein, producing MLVPLMAAVVLHECAHGWVANFFGDQTAKNLGRLTVNPLPHIDLYGSIIVPLMLSLIPGGFVFGWAKPVPVNPAQLHNPRRDMAFVAAAGPLMNLFLAIVSSLLLSLFLYLDPTIQANWPPQPGVEPRRDLLGMILVPLTAMALSSMIINIVLFSFNLLPVPPLDGSRVLRSLLPVKSAEVLNHLEPYGMFLILGLLMLNSYIPIISSFIGMVFQIFQRLFLPTFIT from the coding sequence ATGCTGGTACCACTCATGGCCGCGGTGGTCTTACACGAATGCGCCCATGGGTGGGTCGCAAATTTCTTTGGAGACCAGACTGCCAAAAACCTGGGACGACTCACCGTCAACCCCCTACCGCACATCGACCTCTATGGAAGCATCATTGTGCCACTGATGTTATCCCTGATTCCGGGAGGGTTCGTCTTTGGTTGGGCCAAACCCGTTCCGGTCAATCCCGCACAACTCCATAACCCCAGACGGGACATGGCGTTTGTGGCCGCTGCCGGACCACTCATGAATTTATTCTTGGCCATTGTCAGCAGCCTGCTGCTCTCCCTGTTCCTCTATCTGGACCCTACGATCCAGGCCAATTGGCCTCCCCAGCCAGGAGTTGAACCACGAAGGGATCTTCTCGGAATGATCCTGGTGCCCCTCACGGCCATGGCCTTGTCTTCCATGATTATTAATATCGTGTTATTTTCCTTCAATCTTCTGCCGGTTCCCCCTTTGGATGGGAGCCGGGTTCTCCGAAGTCTTCTCCCGGTCAAATCTGCGGAAGTCTTAAACCACTTGGAACCCTATGGGATGTTTCTTATTTTGGGGCTCCTGATGCTGAATTCGTATATCCCCATAATAAGCAGCTTTATCGGAATGGTGTTTCAGATATTTCAACGCCTCTTTTTACCTACATTTATCACTTAA
- a CDS encoding ABC transporter substrate-binding protein produces MTTVLFKYLPRILLSLVLGSLGSLLDQGWWPFMGGGTNLAFAQQASTSPLLDQARLELEADNPAAAITTLEQLIDSFPPPEILEEAYLLQATALKHDHQPTDALTVLKQLLEEFPFSRSTNPARVLMAELYIELEDYRPALDQLYQALDYATELDLRRSIFQLIRQTELANHNPLGAVKALLNEMSLADQTERLELEGLAQSLILQQLDEPALQELVENYASRYPGDIATIRLIELHTAHGDEVLAERDIRGFLKRFPTHPYAQTAMALLQSFISKIKFHSHIVAAALPFSGPMKNYGTDSLNGIRLALEIAKEQWGLTSVGLVVKDTTTLTAPLRVEIQQMLEEFQPVAVVGPLLSREIQELGRLPDENAIPFVTPSSTLLNVRQFGSFWFSTAMTSSVQAKRLVEYAILKLGYHRFGIIYPKTAYGREMADMFAKEVLHSGGEIIASEGYADDQTDIGEQLRHLKEKDLATYGTTENEKTRTGEDRAVYVPGFDAVFVPGQPVHLALIAAQLAFYDMNVPILGGNSWHNPELFRWAKHDLDGHIFVDGFFPNSPDPNIQMFVQRYRSQFQKEPSLFAFQAYDAATMIMETIRHGAQSGQGIWDQLVRRSDLPALSGFASFSSAGILNRRLYLLQVNNKAFTQLN; encoded by the coding sequence TTGACGACTGTCTTATTCAAATATCTGCCACGAATCCTATTGTCTCTCGTACTGGGGAGCTTGGGATCCTTGTTAGACCAGGGATGGTGGCCCTTCATGGGCGGAGGCACCAACCTGGCATTTGCCCAGCAAGCTTCCACCTCCCCACTTCTGGATCAGGCAAGATTGGAGCTGGAAGCAGATAATCCTGCAGCCGCCATCACGACTCTCGAACAGTTGATTGATTCCTTCCCTCCTCCAGAAATCCTGGAAGAGGCCTATCTTTTACAAGCAACCGCACTAAAACACGACCACCAGCCGACTGATGCCCTTACAGTTTTAAAGCAACTCCTGGAAGAATTTCCCTTTTCGCGTTCCACGAACCCCGCTCGTGTTTTGATGGCCGAGCTCTATATCGAGTTAGAAGACTATCGCCCTGCCCTGGATCAATTGTATCAGGCACTGGACTATGCCACTGAGCTCGACCTACGCCGGTCAATATTTCAATTGATCCGTCAAACCGAGTTAGCCAATCACAATCCGCTGGGCGCCGTAAAAGCTTTATTAAATGAAATGAGTCTGGCCGATCAAACAGAACGACTCGAATTAGAAGGCCTCGCTCAATCCCTGATTTTGCAACAGTTAGATGAACCCGCCCTCCAGGAACTGGTGGAAAATTATGCCTCCCGCTATCCAGGTGATATCGCGACCATCAGGTTGATTGAACTGCATACCGCCCACGGAGATGAGGTCCTGGCCGAACGGGACATCCGGGGATTTCTCAAACGTTTTCCCACCCACCCGTATGCTCAAACTGCGATGGCCCTCCTGCAATCATTTATCAGCAAAATCAAATTCCACTCTCATATTGTGGCCGCCGCCTTGCCTTTTTCCGGTCCAATGAAAAACTATGGCACAGATTCGTTAAACGGCATTCGTCTCGCCCTCGAAATCGCCAAGGAACAATGGGGCCTGACCTCGGTTGGACTGGTCGTCAAAGACACCACGACCCTCACCGCCCCGTTACGCGTCGAGATACAACAAATGCTTGAAGAATTTCAGCCGGTTGCCGTTGTGGGCCCCTTGTTATCCCGTGAGATACAGGAACTCGGCCGACTCCCTGATGAAAATGCCATCCCATTTGTCACCCCTTCTTCCACACTCTTGAACGTGCGTCAGTTTGGATCATTTTGGTTTAGTACCGCCATGACCTCATCCGTCCAAGCCAAACGCCTGGTAGAATATGCCATTCTCAAGCTTGGATATCATCGCTTTGGCATTATTTATCCCAAAACAGCGTATGGACGTGAAATGGCTGATATGTTTGCTAAGGAAGTGTTGCACTCCGGCGGGGAAATTATTGCCTCTGAAGGGTATGCCGACGACCAGACCGATATTGGTGAACAATTACGCCACTTGAAGGAAAAAGATCTGGCCACATACGGCACGACCGAAAATGAAAAAACCCGAACCGGGGAGGATCGGGCAGTCTATGTCCCAGGTTTCGACGCCGTATTTGTCCCAGGCCAGCCCGTGCACTTAGCCCTTATTGCCGCACAACTGGCTTTTTATGACATGAATGTGCCGATTTTAGGGGGAAATAGCTGGCATAATCCTGAGTTGTTTCGGTGGGCCAAACATGACCTGGACGGCCATATTTTTGTCGATGGGTTTTTTCCAAACAGCCCTGATCCCAACATTCAGATGTTTGTTCAGCGGTATCGCAGTCAGTTCCAAAAAGAACCATCCCTCTTTGCCTTTCAAGCCTATGATGCGGCAACCATGATTATGGAAACGATCCGCCATGGCGCTCAATCCGGACAGGGGATCTGGGACCAACTTGTGCGACGCTCTGACTTGCCGGCGTTGAGCGGATTTGCCTCTTTTAGTTCGGCTGGTATTCTGAACCGGAGGCTCTATCTACTCCAGGTCAACAATAAGGCGTTTACCCAACTCAACTAA
- the xerD gene encoding site-specific tyrosine recombinase XerD, which produces MREFVDRYLTMLQVEQGYAVNTVESYRRDLRKLEGFFRTHDIADPTHLSKPLWFQFLSSLKGEGLSSSSIARCLASVRGFYKSIERGKDDPTFDGMLKGTPRQWSQLPKLLSEAEVTRLLNLPIMATREDSRDAAMVELMYATGLRVSELINLEMAHLNLDVGFLQATGKRDKQRIVPIGDKARQLVSAYLQSSRPAFVKKRTSSALFLTRLGRAMSRQCFWKILKDRTARAGITKPISPHMLRHSFATHLLDHGADLRSVQMMLGHASIATTQIYTHVEQARLKKVHDQYFPRKQRTRVIDAPNGSES; this is translated from the coding sequence ATGAGGGAATTCGTCGATCGCTATCTCACCATGTTGCAAGTAGAGCAGGGCTATGCCGTGAATACGGTTGAGAGCTATCGACGGGACCTCAGAAAGCTGGAGGGTTTTTTTCGAACACACGATATTGCCGATCCTACACATCTTTCCAAGCCGTTGTGGTTTCAATTCTTAAGCAGTTTGAAAGGCGAAGGCCTCTCCTCCTCCTCAATTGCCAGGTGCCTGGCTTCTGTCCGGGGATTTTATAAATCAATTGAGCGGGGAAAGGACGATCCGACTTTTGACGGCATGTTGAAAGGGACCCCAAGGCAATGGAGTCAATTGCCGAAATTGTTGTCCGAGGCGGAGGTGACCAGATTGCTCAATTTGCCTATCATGGCTACCAGGGAGGATTCTCGTGATGCCGCCATGGTGGAATTAATGTATGCCACGGGTCTTCGGGTGTCTGAACTCATCAATCTGGAAATGGCGCATCTCAATCTGGATGTCGGATTTTTACAGGCGACCGGTAAGCGGGACAAACAGCGAATCGTTCCGATCGGAGATAAGGCACGCCAATTGGTCTCGGCCTATTTGCAGTCTTCCCGCCCTGCCTTTGTCAAAAAGCGAACATCTTCGGCGTTATTTCTCACCAGGCTGGGTCGGGCCATGAGCCGGCAATGTTTTTGGAAAATCCTCAAGGATCGCACGGCTCGCGCAGGCATCACCAAGCCCATTTCGCCTCATATGCTCCGTCACTCGTTTGCCACGCATTTATTGGATCATGGGGCCGATCTTCGTTCGGTCCAAATGATGCTCGGCCATGCCAGCATTGCCACGACCCAAATCTATACCCATGTTGAGCAGGCCCGTCTCAAAAAGGTTCACGACCAATATTTTCCCCGAAAACAACGTACCAGGGTCATTGATGCTCCCAACGGCTCTGAGTCTTGA
- a CDS encoding flavodoxin family protein, protein MSVFAVVWWCGCVQVFAQPSSPHTPPQASHGLQVLVTYHSLSGHTAEMAKAVKKGAESVKGTTVLLKTVGQVTADELFGSDAVIVGSPVYWSNMSGEVKSFFDRWQFEFGVFPEWKMRDKVGAAFATGGQVSSGKEVTMLTILAAMLGNKMIVVSDGGAFGASATTEGDSPGINDVERADAWGLGKRVAEVAGMIKRGQSLPGQP, encoded by the coding sequence GTGTCTGTGTTTGCCGTTGTTTGGTGGTGTGGGTGTGTGCAAGTTTTCGCTCAACCTTCATCTCCCCATACACCTCCGCAAGCTAGCCATGGGCTTCAGGTTTTAGTGACTTATCATTCCCTTTCCGGTCATACAGCCGAGATGGCCAAGGCCGTGAAAAAAGGTGCTGAATCGGTTAAGGGAACCACCGTACTCCTGAAAACCGTAGGACAGGTAACAGCCGATGAATTGTTTGGCAGCGATGCGGTCATAGTAGGTTCGCCTGTCTATTGGTCCAACATGTCGGGTGAAGTCAAATCTTTTTTTGACCGGTGGCAGTTTGAATTTGGCGTGTTTCCTGAATGGAAAATGCGCGATAAAGTGGGAGCGGCGTTTGCCACGGGTGGACAGGTATCCAGCGGGAAAGAGGTGACGATGTTGACCATCCTGGCAGCCATGCTCGGGAACAAAATGATTGTGGTGAGTGACGGAGGAGCGTTTGGCGCTTCAGCGACGACGGAAGGCGACAGCCCTGGGATTAATGATGTGGAGCGGGCCGATGCTTGGGGCTTGGGGAAGCGTGTGGCTGAAGTGGCGGGGATGATCAAGCGAGGACAGTCGCTTCCAGGTCAACCATGA
- a CDS encoding histone deacetylase has product MGRVGYVSHPAYELHEMGRSHPESPERLRAIRAQLEHSGTWSRLHQVAPRQAERKWIELVHDSSYVESLERRSPSDGYASLDPDTSMCPGTMEAAYLAVGAGLAAVDAIMNDDIDQAFCAVRPPGHHAEADRAMGFCFLNTIAITARYLQQQYGLQKIMVVDWDVHHGNGTQQAFYDDPTVLFFSTHQSPFYPGTGQATETGEGQGKGLTINVPLSGGQGDEEYREIFQEILIPAADHFQPECILISAGFDAHRDDPLASMSVTEQGYADMTTIVSKIARKFAGGRIVACLEGGYQLKALAQSVDRHLQSLLDN; this is encoded by the coding sequence ATGGGACGTGTTGGATACGTTTCTCATCCGGCCTATGAGCTCCATGAGATGGGCAGAAGCCATCCGGAGTCCCCTGAGCGGCTTCGTGCGATACGCGCGCAATTAGAGCATTCGGGAACGTGGTCCCGGCTGCATCAGGTCGCACCACGACAGGCGGAGCGGAAATGGATTGAACTCGTCCATGATTCGTCCTATGTGGAGAGTCTTGAACGACGTTCTCCCTCAGATGGCTATGCCTCCCTGGATCCTGATACGTCGATGTGTCCGGGTACGATGGAGGCTGCCTATCTGGCAGTTGGCGCGGGGTTGGCGGCGGTGGATGCGATTATGAATGACGACATTGACCAGGCGTTTTGCGCCGTGCGGCCTCCCGGGCATCATGCCGAGGCGGATCGAGCGATGGGGTTTTGTTTCCTGAATACCATCGCGATTACCGCCCGTTATCTTCAGCAACAGTATGGCCTACAGAAGATCATGGTTGTGGATTGGGATGTGCATCATGGCAACGGCACCCAACAGGCCTTCTATGATGATCCTACCGTCCTGTTTTTTAGTACGCACCAGTCCCCGTTTTATCCCGGAACGGGTCAGGCGACGGAAACGGGAGAAGGTCAAGGAAAAGGTCTGACCATCAATGTTCCCCTCTCAGGAGGCCAGGGAGATGAGGAGTATCGGGAAATATTCCAGGAAATCCTGATTCCAGCCGCTGACCACTTTCAACCTGAATGCATTCTGATTTCTGCGGGGTTTGACGCTCATCGTGATGATCCGTTGGCGAGTATGAGCGTAACGGAGCAAGGCTATGCCGACATGACCACGATTGTCTCGAAGATTGCTAGGAAATTTGCCGGTGGACGAATCGTGGCATGTTTAGAGGGCGGTTATCAGCTCAAGGCATTGGCGCAATCGGTAGACCGCCATCTTCAATCTCTGTTGGATAATTAA
- a CDS encoding multiheme c-type cytochrome has product MLKSKRSWKAKAWLLLLLVLGAGIYIFYTEIRPVVIFGLREDYAKPIPYQQIPVGLQSLKAEECGSCHVEIYEEWKSSIHAQAFHDPFFQAYWKKDDNVWVCLNCHTPLENQQPTLIQDLPRERVEKAVQIPNYRYDAEYQQEGVTCAACHVRDGMILGPYDDSAAPHPTKFDPSFRTTQVCYRCHNVVSGPMQFYNAGPCGTYPEYEGKFFMKEKGLICQSCHMPEVERPVAKDSPIRFGRRHLWRGGHDPDMVKRAVAVQVQAEPPTPRPGDDVKLTLTLINAGAGHKIPTGDPDRFFTVEFTVRDPNGTVVHEQSDTMGRWILWQPVIVEVLDNRLLPLASRDYSFEYEIPENEKGWMVQARIRYHIQTDSQNQMLRNKYGLTGEDPYVFTIYEREFPLDATLSAALQDQEPDPQVGCMAPSDSLVPHHPANTSSLHS; this is encoded by the coding sequence GTGTTGAAATCAAAACGATCATGGAAAGCAAAAGCCTGGCTGTTGCTCCTGTTGGTGCTGGGGGCAGGGATCTATATCTTTTATACGGAAATTCGTCCCGTCGTTATTTTCGGATTACGGGAGGATTACGCGAAACCCATTCCCTATCAGCAGATTCCAGTGGGATTGCAGAGCTTAAAGGCGGAGGAATGTGGAAGTTGTCATGTCGAAATCTACGAAGAGTGGAAATCCAGTATTCATGCCCAAGCCTTTCATGATCCGTTTTTTCAAGCCTATTGGAAAAAAGATGACAATGTTTGGGTCTGTTTGAATTGCCATACGCCATTGGAGAATCAGCAACCGACTCTTATTCAAGACCTGCCCCGTGAACGAGTCGAAAAAGCCGTGCAAATTCCGAATTACCGGTACGATGCGGAATATCAACAAGAAGGTGTGACGTGCGCGGCCTGCCATGTTCGAGATGGGATGATTCTCGGGCCGTATGACGATTCGGCGGCGCCTCATCCCACAAAATTTGATCCATCCTTCAGAACGACCCAAGTCTGCTATCGCTGCCATAATGTCGTTTCGGGTCCCATGCAATTCTACAATGCGGGGCCTTGTGGCACCTATCCCGAGTATGAAGGCAAGTTTTTTATGAAGGAAAAGGGACTGATTTGTCAGAGTTGTCATATGCCTGAAGTCGAGCGGCCGGTTGCCAAGGATAGCCCTATTCGTTTCGGTCGCCGGCATCTCTGGCGGGGAGGCCATGATCCGGACATGGTCAAGCGAGCGGTCGCTGTCCAAGTTCAGGCAGAACCTCCCACCCCCCGACCTGGTGACGATGTCAAATTGACGCTGACGCTCATTAATGCAGGAGCTGGACACAAAATCCCGACCGGGGACCCTGATCGGTTCTTTACTGTTGAATTTACCGTGCGTGATCCGAACGGCACGGTGGTGCATGAGCAATCTGATACCATGGGCCGTTGGATCCTCTGGCAGCCGGTGATTGTGGAAGTCTTAGATAACCGACTATTACCGCTGGCCAGCCGGGATTATTCCTTTGAATATGAAATCCCGGAAAATGAAAAAGGGTGGATGGTTCAGGCGCGGATTCGGTATCATATTCAGACCGATAGTCAGAATCAGATGTTGAGAAATAAATATGGGCTGACGGGTGAAGATCCATATGTTTTTACGATCTATGAACGGGAGTTCCCATTGGATGCGACCCTGTCTGCGGCTTTACAGGATCAAGAACCCGATCCTCAGGTAGGGTGCATGGCACCATCCGATAGCCTTGTTCCTCATCATCCGGCAAATACCTCTTCACTTCATTCATAA
- a CDS encoding sulfurtransferase produces the protein MAENFFIDTESLAQNLGREGLVIIDVRGRGAYTSHIPGAVHSTWHEYSDPSAVAKGVLDPDLGRIEQRLRSLGINQSSDVVIYCNPFDNWGDEGRMFWMLTYLGHSSVRILDGGWVKWTAEQRPIDHEAVRPTLGDFTVTANPELIVNKDGLKKLLKTPHPDTIILDARSVEEYAGKEIDGLPRAGHIPSAINIPWNRFLQPDATVKPPEQVREIFEDHGLRDNQEIMTYCLGGVRAAWVFCLLRYVGFPRVKVYPGSWWEWSRDFAAPAEKDVKLLFRVTNQDQMKSS, from the coding sequence GTGGCTGAAAATTTTTTCATTGATACCGAATCATTAGCACAAAACCTGGGACGTGAAGGCTTAGTCATTATTGATGTGCGTGGACGCGGAGCGTATACCTCTCATATCCCCGGTGCGGTTCATAGCACCTGGCATGAGTACAGCGATCCATCGGCCGTGGCAAAGGGAGTCTTAGATCCTGACCTAGGAAGAATTGAACAGCGTCTTCGATCGCTGGGTATCAACCAGTCCAGTGACGTGGTCATTTATTGTAACCCTTTTGATAATTGGGGTGATGAGGGGCGCATGTTTTGGATGTTGACCTATTTGGGACATTCCAGCGTTCGAATTCTGGACGGTGGGTGGGTCAAGTGGACGGCAGAGCAGCGTCCCATTGACCATGAAGCGGTTCGACCAACGCTTGGTGATTTTACTGTCACGGCCAATCCGGAACTCATTGTGAATAAAGATGGGTTAAAAAAACTGCTCAAAACACCTCACCCGGATACCATAATTCTTGATGCCAGAAGCGTCGAGGAATATGCGGGGAAGGAGATCGATGGGTTGCCTCGGGCCGGTCATATTCCTTCTGCCATCAATATCCCGTGGAATCGGTTTTTACAACCGGATGCCACGGTGAAACCTCCCGAGCAGGTCAGGGAAATATTTGAAGATCACGGGCTACGGGACAATCAGGAAATCATGACGTATTGCCTGGGTGGCGTTCGGGCGGCTTGGGTGTTTTGTTTGCTTCGATACGTCGGGTTTCCACGGGTGAAAGTCTATCCAGGATCGTGGTGGGAATGGTCCCGGGATTTCGCGGCACCGGCGGAAAAAGACGTGAAGTTATTATTTCGGGTCACCAATCAGGATCAAATGAAATCATCTTGA
- the smbP gene encoding small metal-binding protein SmbP has product MRKQVVKKAIGIIAILGILVAGAWGSVALAGANPHVAEAIAHAEGAVKHGEQGHADALVEHAQEALTHAQGAQKDVKNPHLDEGVHELMEAVEHGKAGHADVGTKHAKSAVMHLKEVK; this is encoded by the coding sequence ATGAGAAAGCAAGTGGTTAAGAAGGCAATTGGCATCATCGCCATACTCGGGATTCTGGTTGCAGGGGCGTGGGGGTCTGTCGCGCTTGCAGGAGCCAACCCACATGTAGCTGAAGCGATTGCTCATGCCGAGGGTGCCGTGAAACATGGCGAGCAGGGACATGCTGATGCGTTGGTTGAGCATGCTCAAGAAGCTTTGACCCACGCCCAGGGTGCTCAAAAAGACGTGAAGAATCCTCATTTAGATGAAGGTGTTCACGAACTCATGGAAGCGGTGGAGCATGGCAAAGCTGGACATGCCGATGTCGGGACCAAGCATGCGAAAAGTGCAGTGATGCATTTGAAAGAGGTTAAGTAA
- a CDS encoding acyltransferase, giving the protein MSTISGGFFQFSPVFAEVQRNLETILNAIHTFEGQLLVFPELALSGYQFISKDEVRELSEDIPSGPSIKALEEAIRGRDLHVVVGLAERDHDRLFNSAVLIGPKGYIGTYRKTHLFFEETLWFAPGDTGFLVWDIGRAKVGLLVCFDWFFPEAARSLAIKGADILCHPSNLVLPYCPDAMVTRCLENRVFAITANRVGREQRGEKPALPFIGMSEIVAPNGRILCRSSQKNEELGLYEMDVAEARDKRINPYNDLLKDRRPEWYVL; this is encoded by the coding sequence ATGTCAACGATCAGTGGAGGGTTTTTCCAATTTTCTCCTGTGTTTGCAGAAGTGCAACGCAATTTGGAGACAATCCTGAATGCCATCCATACCTTTGAGGGACAGCTTCTTGTGTTTCCCGAACTTGCCCTCTCGGGATATCAATTCATTTCCAAGGACGAAGTCCGGGAGCTGTCAGAAGATATTCCTTCTGGTCCCTCCATCAAAGCCTTGGAAGAGGCCATTCGAGGACGAGATCTGCATGTGGTGGTCGGGTTGGCTGAACGAGACCATGACCGGTTATTTAATTCGGCAGTACTGATTGGGCCCAAGGGGTATATCGGGACCTATCGGAAAACCCATTTGTTTTTTGAGGAAACTCTCTGGTTTGCTCCTGGAGATACGGGATTTCTTGTCTGGGATATTGGAAGGGCCAAGGTTGGTCTTCTAGTCTGTTTTGATTGGTTTTTTCCAGAAGCCGCAAGAAGTCTGGCCATCAAGGGCGCCGATATTCTTTGCCACCCCAGCAATTTGGTGTTGCCCTATTGCCCGGATGCCATGGTGACAAGATGTTTAGAAAACAGGGTGTTTGCCATAACAGCCAATCGAGTCGGCAGGGAACAGCGTGGGGAAAAACCGGCATTGCCATTTATTGGCATGAGTGAGATTGTGGCCCCCAATGGAAGAATTTTATGTCGATCTTCCCAAAAGAACGAGGAGCTTGGTCTGTATGAGATGGATGTGGCGGAAGCTCGGGACAAACGAATCAATCCCTATAATGATTTGCTCAAAGACCGACGTCCTGAATGGTATGTCTTATAA
- a CDS encoding helix-hairpin-helix domain-containing protein — translation MNRWVVISIVLLMGLSGCMVSKSKYEASVADMESAKAELEKSRMHQEALEEQIRNLKGLNEKVSTDLETMTTEVQRIKEGRKNEHTLLETRERELDQEKEQLTSKLRVVVDQYQKVKAQNKALKETVLRYQKELKDTRESSIGMAAGAMKPSENPDMSKSGISPSGASPIVSSKPPSAKIVSSPTLPKMGGDLVNINKAPVSDLVLTLGLTREVAEEVVSNRPYRLRGELVAKNIIPKATFDGIKDRITASP, via the coding sequence ATGAACAGGTGGGTGGTCATTTCGATTGTGCTTCTGATGGGATTGTCCGGGTGTATGGTTTCGAAGTCGAAATATGAGGCTTCGGTGGCAGATATGGAGTCGGCCAAAGCGGAGTTGGAAAAAAGCCGGATGCATCAGGAAGCCCTTGAAGAACAAATACGCAATTTAAAGGGATTGAACGAGAAAGTTTCTACGGATTTAGAGACCATGACCACCGAGGTGCAACGGATTAAAGAAGGGCGAAAGAATGAGCACACCTTATTGGAAACACGTGAACGGGAGTTAGATCAGGAGAAAGAGCAACTCACCTCAAAATTGCGGGTGGTCGTGGACCAATATCAAAAAGTGAAAGCGCAAAATAAAGCTCTCAAAGAGACTGTGTTGCGCTATCAGAAGGAATTAAAAGATACCCGTGAGTCTTCCATCGGGATGGCTGCTGGCGCGATGAAGCCCTCGGAAAACCCAGATATGTCCAAAAGCGGAATTTCCCCGTCAGGGGCTAGTCCGATCGTTTCGTCCAAGCCACCCTCGGCCAAAATTGTGTCTTCTCCAACACTTCCCAAAATGGGAGGGGATTTAGTCAATATTAATAAGGCTCCCGTGAGTGACCTGGTGTTGACGCTAGGGTTAACCCGTGAAGTAGCCGAGGAAGTAGTTTCAAACCGGCCTTATCGGCTTCGTGGCGAACTTGTGGCGAAAAATATTATTCCCAAGGCCACATTTGACGGAATCAAGGACCGTATCACGGCTTCTCCGTAA